A stretch of the Ananas comosus cultivar F153 linkage group 14, ASM154086v1, whole genome shotgun sequence genome encodes the following:
- the LOC109720170 gene encoding probable histone H2A.3, with translation MAGRGKALGGAAVAKKAASRSSKAGLQFPVGRIARFLKAGKYAERVGAGAPVYLAAVLEYLAAEVLELAGNAARDNKKGRIVPRHIQLAVRNDEELSKFLGAVTISSGGVLPNIHNLLLPKKSGGLASAKSSSADDD, from the exons ATGGCCGGAAGGGGGAAGGCGCTCGGGGGCGCCGCGGTGGCGAAGAAGGCGGCGTCGAGGAGCAGCAAGGCGGGGCTCCAGTTCCCCGTGGGCCGCATCGCGCGCTTCCTCAAGGCCGGGAAGTACGCCGAGCGGGTCGGCGCCGGAGCTCCCGTATACCTCGCTGCCGTCCTTGAGTACCTCGCCGCAGAG gtgctggagttGGCGGGGAACGCGGCGAGGGACAACAAGAAGGGGCGGATAGTGCCGCGGCACATCCAGCTGGCGGTGAGGAACGACGAGGAGCTCTCGAAGTTTCTCGGCGCCGTCACCATCTCCAGCGGCGGCGTCCTCCCCAACATCCACAACCTCCTCCTCCCTAAGAAGTCCGGCGGACTCGCCTCCGCCAAATCCTCCTCCGCCGATGATGATTAA